Proteins from a single region of Microtus ochrogaster isolate Prairie Vole_2 linkage group LG5, MicOch1.0, whole genome shotgun sequence:
- the LOC101994513 gene encoding thioredoxin yields the protein MVKLIESKEAFQEALAAAGDKLVVVDFSATWCGPCKMIKPFFHSLSEKYSSVVFLEIDVDDCQDVAAECEVKCMPTFQFYKKGQKVGEFSGANKEKLEASITEYA from the exons ATGGTGAAGCTGATCGAGAGCAAG gaAGCTTTTCAGGAGGCCCTGGCTGCTGCGGGAGACAAGCTCGTAGTTGTGGACTTCTCGGCCACGTGGTGTGGACCTTGTAAAATGATCAAGCCTTTCTTTCAT tccCTCTCTGAAAAGTATTCCAGTGTGGTGTTCCTTGAAATAGATGTGGATGACTGCCAG gACGTTGCTGCAGAGTGTGAAGTCAAATGCATGCCGACCTTCCAGTTTTACAAAAAGGGTCAAAAG GTGGGTGAATTCTCTGGTGCGAACAAGGAAAAGCTTGAAGCCTCCATTACTGAATATGCGTAA